A genomic region of Miscanthus floridulus cultivar M001 chromosome 3, ASM1932011v1, whole genome shotgun sequence contains the following coding sequences:
- the LOC136542343 gene encoding putative casein kinase II subunit beta-4 isoform X1: MYKQGGAGGGAGLDRKRISDALDKHLEKVVASPSTSRGSAGGGGGGRDHHRLVVPSSVSSIPKGRCSEGESDSDSEASDVSGSDGEDTSWISWYRNLRGNEFFCEVDDDYIQDDFNLCGLSSQVPYYDYALDLILDIESSHGDMFTEEQNELVESAAEMLYGLIHARYILTSKGLAAMLEKYKNYDFGRCPRVYCCGQPCLPVGQSDIHRSSTVKIYCPKCEDIYYPRSKYQGNIDGAYFGTTFPHLFLMTYEHLKPQKPSQRYVPRVFGFKLHKP, translated from the exons ATGTATAAGCAGGGGGGAGCAGGGGGAGGGGCTGGGCTGGACCGGAAGCGGATCAGCGACGCGCTAGACAAGCACCTCGAGAAGGTGGTCGCGTCGCCGTCCACGTCGAGGGggtcggcgggcggcggcggcggcgggcgcgaccACCACCGCCTCGTCGTTCCGTCCTCCGTTTCGTCCATCCCCAAGGGCCGCTGCTCCGAAG GGGAGTCTGATTCTGATAGTGAAGCATCAGACGTTAGCGGCTCTGATGGAGAAGACACATCATGGATTTCATGGTACCGCAACCTTAGGGGGAACGAATTCTTCTGTGAAGTCGACGATGACTACATTCAAGACGACTTCAACCTTTGTGGCCTCAGCAGCCAAGTTCCTTATTATGATTATGCTCTCGATCTCATTTTAGATATCGAGTCATCTCATG GTGATATGTTCACCGAGGAACAAAATGAGCTCGTAGAATCAGCTGCAGAGATGCTTTATGGGCTGATCCATGCACGATACATTCTGACCAGTAAAGGACTGGCTGCGATG CTCGAGAAGTATAAGAACTATGACTTTGGGAGGTGCCCGCGTGTTTACTGCTGCGGTCAACCATGCCTGCCAGTTGGACAATCAGATATCCATCGATCTAGTACCGTGAAAATATACTGCCCCAAGTGTGAAGACATCTACTACCCACGGTCCAAGTACCAAGGCA ACATCGACGGCGCATACTTTGGGACAACGTTCCCTCATCTGTTCCTGATGACATACGAGCACCTCAAGCCGCAGAAGCCCTCGCAGCGCTATGTTCCTCGTGTCTTTGGCTTCAAGCTCCACAAGCCATGA
- the LOC136542343 gene encoding putative casein kinase II subunit beta-4 isoform X2 — protein sequence MYKQGGAGGGAGLDRKRISDALDKHLEKVVASPSTSRGSAGGGGGGRDHHRLVVPSSVSSIPKGRCSEGESDSDSEASDVSGSDGEDTSWISWYRNLRGNEFFCEVDDDYIQDDFNLCGLSSQVPYYDYALDLILDIESSHGDMFTEEQNELVESAAEMLYGLIHARYILTSKGLAAMLEKYKNYDFGRCPRVYCCGQPCLPVGQSDIHRSSTVKIYCPKCEDIYYPRSKYQDIDGAYFGTTFPHLFLMTYEHLKPQKPSQRYVPRVFGFKLHKP from the exons ATGTATAAGCAGGGGGGAGCAGGGGGAGGGGCTGGGCTGGACCGGAAGCGGATCAGCGACGCGCTAGACAAGCACCTCGAGAAGGTGGTCGCGTCGCCGTCCACGTCGAGGGggtcggcgggcggcggcggcggcgggcgcgaccACCACCGCCTCGTCGTTCCGTCCTCCGTTTCGTCCATCCCCAAGGGCCGCTGCTCCGAAG GGGAGTCTGATTCTGATAGTGAAGCATCAGACGTTAGCGGCTCTGATGGAGAAGACACATCATGGATTTCATGGTACCGCAACCTTAGGGGGAACGAATTCTTCTGTGAAGTCGACGATGACTACATTCAAGACGACTTCAACCTTTGTGGCCTCAGCAGCCAAGTTCCTTATTATGATTATGCTCTCGATCTCATTTTAGATATCGAGTCATCTCATG GTGATATGTTCACCGAGGAACAAAATGAGCTCGTAGAATCAGCTGCAGAGATGCTTTATGGGCTGATCCATGCACGATACATTCTGACCAGTAAAGGACTGGCTGCGATG CTCGAGAAGTATAAGAACTATGACTTTGGGAGGTGCCCGCGTGTTTACTGCTGCGGTCAACCATGCCTGCCAGTTGGACAATCAGATATCCATCGATCTAGTACCGTGAAAATATACTGCCCCAAGTGTGAAGACATCTACTACCCACGGTCCAAGTACCAAG ACATCGACGGCGCATACTTTGGGACAACGTTCCCTCATCTGTTCCTGATGACATACGAGCACCTCAAGCCGCAGAAGCCCTCGCAGCGCTATGTTCCTCGTGTCTTTGGCTTCAAGCTCCACAAGCCATGA
- the LOC136542344 gene encoding probable (S)-ureidoglycine aminohydrolase isoform X1, translating into MRDCKYSNSVAFINLYSRALNIFMILIIFGTCSLYTHPLCISSADSALMWLTKQVQVDSYAYLPANTKHSMISDEPTTVVIFERRYSAIEDSHPDLIVGSTDKQPLLETLGEVFQLRKLLPTSLSYDFNIHIMDFQPGEYLNVKEVHYNQHGLLLLEGQGIYRLGESWYPVQAGDTIWMAPFVPQWYAALGKTRTRYLLYKDVNRNPLI; encoded by the exons ATGAGAGATTGTAAATATTCAAATTCAGtagctttcataaatttgtattctCGTGCTTTAAATATTTTCATGATATTGATTATTTTTGGAACTTGTTCCTTGTATACCCACCCACTTTGCATaagttctgctgattctgcactgATGTGGCTTACTAAACAAGTGCAGGTGGATTCCTATGCATATCTTCCTGCAAACACAAAACATTCTATGATCTCAGATGAACCAACCACTGTTGTAATATTTGAGAGGAG GTACAGTGCCATCGAGGATTCCCATCCTGATCTAATTGTCGGTTCAACAGATAAGCAACCCCTTCTTGAAACCCTGGGAGAG GTATTTCAACTGAGGAAGCTGCTGCCAACTTCTCTGTCCTATGACTTTAATATCCAT ATAATGGACTTTCAACCAGGCGAATATCTCAATGTAAAG GAGGTTCATTATAATCAACATGGACTTCTTCTTTTAGAGGGGCAAGGAATATACCGACTGGGGGAGAGTTG GTATCCCGTGCAAGCAGGGGATACCATTTGGATGGCACCGTTTGTTCCTCAGTG GTATGCTGCCCTTGGTAAGACCAGGACGAGATACTTGCTGTACAAAGATGTCAATAGGAATCCATTGATATGA
- the LOC136542344 gene encoding probable (S)-ureidoglycine aminohydrolase isoform X2 — MRDCKYSNSVAFINLYSRALNIFMILIIFGTCSLYTHPLCISSADSALMWLTKQVQVDSYAYLPANTKHSMISDEPTTVVIFERRYSAIEDSHPDLIVGSTDKQPLLETLGEVFQLRKLLPTSLSYDFNIHIMDFQPGEYLNVKVSRASRGYHLDGTVCSSVVCCPW, encoded by the exons ATGAGAGATTGTAAATATTCAAATTCAGtagctttcataaatttgtattctCGTGCTTTAAATATTTTCATGATATTGATTATTTTTGGAACTTGTTCCTTGTATACCCACCCACTTTGCATaagttctgctgattctgcactgATGTGGCTTACTAAACAAGTGCAGGTGGATTCCTATGCATATCTTCCTGCAAACACAAAACATTCTATGATCTCAGATGAACCAACCACTGTTGTAATATTTGAGAGGAG GTACAGTGCCATCGAGGATTCCCATCCTGATCTAATTGTCGGTTCAACAGATAAGCAACCCCTTCTTGAAACCCTGGGAGAG GTATTTCAACTGAGGAAGCTGCTGCCAACTTCTCTGTCCTATGACTTTAATATCCAT ATAATGGACTTTCAACCAGGCGAATATCTCAATGTAAAG GTATCCCGTGCAAGCAGGGGATACCATTTGGATGGCACCGTTTGTTCCTCAGTG GTATGCTGCCCTTGGTAA